A section of the Candidatus Nezhaarchaeota archaeon genome encodes:
- the pfdA gene encoding prefoldin subunit alpha, whose translation MAEKAGKAESLESLIVEYRLLQGLSADLQQRITLLSTFLNELQAAINTIEGAEKTGEGAEVLIPIGGASYIKAKLTHGDKVIVGIGAGVAVEKSLGGARKFFEERVSEVSQALASVQGQLTSIMSRMSQIEPKIREALEAREAKKAS comes from the coding sequence TTGGCAGAGAAGGCGGGTAAAGCCGAGAGCTTAGAGAGCCTTATAGTAGAGTACCGGCTACTTCAAGGCCTGAGCGCTGACTTACAGCAGAGAATAACGCTACTGTCTACTTTCCTTAACGAGCTACAGGCTGCCATCAATACGATAGAGGGGGCTGAGAAGACCGGCGAGGGGGCTGAGGTGCTCATACCTATAGGCGGCGCCTCGTATATAAAGGCTAAGCTTACACACGGAGATAAGGTGATAGTCGGCATAGGGGCAGGTGTAGCTGTCGAGAAGAGCCTAGGAGGTGCTAGGAAGTTCTTCGAGGAGAGGGTGAGCGAAGTGAGCCAGGCGCTAGCGTCAGTGCAAGGCCAGCTAACGAGCATCATGTCGCGCATGTCACAGATAGAGCCGAAGATAAGAGAGGCATTAGAGGCCAGGGAGGCTAAGAAAGCGAGCTAA
- the rpl18a gene encoding 50S ribosomal protein L18Ae, whose product MDVKEFLVEGAVRLKDGWRKFRIRKRGVREEDVKELVYSELGGRFKVKRRLVRIEGVQVVEDEAIGREGG is encoded by the coding sequence ATGGACGTTAAGGAGTTCTTAGTAGAAGGAGCTGTTAGGCTAAAGGACGGCTGGAGGAAGTTTAGAATTAGGAAGCGCGGAGTTAGAGAGGAGGACGTTAAGGAGCTTGTATACTCAGAGCTCGGAGGCAGGTTTAAAGTTAAGAGGAGGCTCGTGAGGATTGAAGGGGTCCAAGTAGTGGAGGATGAGGCTATTGGCAGAGAAGGCGGGTAA
- a CDS encoding translation initiation factor IF-6, whose product MPVELVDVNGSVLVGAFCFVNQAFAIIPPDAPKRLEDVLTENLGVRVIRSNVADSPLIGILVAGNDHGLLLPRTTLLEEFELIKREAEIPVYILNSKKTALGNLILANSRAALIHPDLADAEVKEVEDALDVEVARGSIAKIPFVGSTALLNDRGLLVHPSTGDDELRWLEEFFKVRAEGGTVNHGSPLLRVGAVVNNRGALAGLLTTGLEIAKIERVLLSS is encoded by the coding sequence ATGCCCGTTGAGTTAGTCGATGTTAATGGCAGCGTCCTCGTGGGGGCCTTTTGCTTCGTGAACCAGGCCTTCGCCATAATACCCCCGGACGCCCCTAAGAGGCTAGAGGACGTACTCACTGAGAACTTAGGGGTTAGGGTAATTAGGTCAAACGTAGCTGACTCACCGCTCATAGGAATACTCGTGGCCGGCAATGACCACGGCCTCCTATTACCAAGGACCACTCTCTTAGAGGAGTTCGAGTTAATTAAGCGTGAAGCAGAGATCCCTGTCTACATTTTGAACAGCAAGAAGACAGCGCTGGGCAATCTAATCTTAGCTAACAGTAGGGCGGCACTAATACATCCAGACTTGGCGGATGCCGAGGTTAAGGAGGTAGAGGATGCCCTGGACGTTGAAGTGGCTAGAGGGTCGATAGCTAAGATACCTTTCGTCGGCTCCACGGCCCTCCTAAACGACCGAGGCCTACTAGTTCACCCGTCGACAGGCGACGACGAACTCCGCTGGCTAGAAGAATTCTTTAAAGTCAGGGCAGAGGGAGGTACGGTTAACCATGGGTCCCCGCTGCTAAGAGTGGGAGCAGTTGTAAATAATCGGGGAGCCCTTGCAGGCTTGCTGACAACAGGGCTGGAGATTGCTAAAATAGAGAGAGTCCTACTCAGTAGCTAG
- a CDS encoding 50S ribosomal protein L31e gives MSKEGAKVIEERLLTVPLRGAYYGTRWRRAEKAARLLKEHVARHMKASEVKISTEVNEALWAKGAEKPPRRIKVRVAKDEEGVAWVYLQSLPDEEVGHAR, from the coding sequence TTGTCGAAGGAGGGGGCTAAGGTAATCGAGGAGAGGTTACTAACAGTCCCGCTTAGGGGAGCTTACTACGGGACGAGGTGGAGGAGAGCAGAGAAGGCGGCTAGGCTGCTTAAGGAACACGTAGCCAGGCACATGAAGGCGAGCGAAGTTAAGATCTCCACCGAAGTAAATGAGGCTCTCTGGGCTAAGGGGGCTGAGAAGCCTCCTAGAAGAATCAAGGTGAGGGTGGCCAAGGACGAAGAGGGAGTGGCCTGGGTCTACTTACAGAGCCTGCCCGACGAAGAGGTAGGTCATGCCCGTTGA
- a CDS encoding 50S ribosomal protein L39e, with translation MARNKLGARKLRLGSASKANSAVPAWVVVKTKRKFTAHPKRRHWRRRKLKV, from the coding sequence GTGGCAAGGAATAAGCTAGGCGCCAGGAAGCTTAGGCTTGGTAGTGCTAGTAAAGCTAACAGCGCGGTCCCAGCCTGGGTAGTGGTTAAGACTAAGAGGAAGTTTACTGCCCATCCGAAGAGGAGGCACTGGAGAAGGAGGAAGTTGAAGGTGTAA
- a CDS encoding DNA-binding protein encodes MSSEYAADEGLEEIQRRKLMQYQQMAAEAQRTAELQRRMEAAKQSVLRQILTPEARSRLTNIKMVRPELAEQLETQLIQLAQLGRLKVPVTDEDLKEVLRSIQMRTRTEWRIHRA; translated from the coding sequence GTGAGCAGTGAATACGCAGCTGACGAGGGGCTAGAGGAAATTCAGCGGCGTAAGCTAATGCAGTATCAGCAAATGGCAGCTGAGGCTCAGCGTACCGCTGAGCTCCAAAGGAGGATGGAGGCCGCTAAGCAGAGCGTACTTCGCCAAATACTAACACCAGAGGCTAGGAGTAGGCTGACGAACATAAAGATGGTTAGGCCTGAGCTAGCCGAGCAGCTAGAGACACAGCTCATACAGCTGGCTCAACTAGGTAGATTAAAGGTTCCAGTCACCGACGAAGACCTCAAGGAGGTGCTAAGAAGTATACAGATGAGGACGAGGACTGAGTGGAGGATTCATAGGGCCTAG
- a CDS encoding 30S ribosomal protein S19e, protein MIKLVPPGQLIKQLAKYLKENVPEVKPPPWALFVKTGVYKEELPDDPEWWYVRCAAILRKLYLHGPVGIERLRAAFGGRQRVGAKGREHFRKGSGAIIRRALQQLEEAKLVVKDGKRGRRLTPKGVSLLDRLSLRIFRELAKQHHELKKYISK, encoded by the coding sequence ATGATAAAGCTAGTGCCACCGGGCCAGCTCATTAAGCAGCTCGCCAAGTACTTAAAGGAAAACGTCCCAGAGGTTAAGCCGCCGCCTTGGGCCCTCTTCGTCAAGACCGGTGTGTACAAGGAGGAGCTGCCTGACGACCCTGAATGGTGGTATGTTAGGTGCGCAGCCATCTTAAGAAAGCTATACTTACATGGACCCGTCGGCATCGAGAGGCTGCGTGCTGCCTTTGGCGGTAGGCAGCGAGTTGGCGCGAAGGGGAGGGAGCACTTTAGGAAGGGGAGCGGAGCGATCATCAGGAGAGCCCTTCAGCAGCTCGAAGAAGCCAAGCTAGTAGTGAAGGATGGGAAAAGGGGGCGTAGACTAACGCCCAAGGGGGTCTCGCTACTAGACAGACTTTCCTTGAGGATCTTTAGGGAGCTGGCAAAGCAGCATCACGAGCTCAAAAAGTACATATCTAAGTGA
- a CDS encoding ribonuclease P, with amino-acid sequence MSSLRWRKVRDLALQRIVRLFEVASEVYHRYPELADRYVELAKRISMRCRARIPRPLRRRFCHNCGSFLVPGVNCRVRLAPRRSPHVVITCLKCNYVHRIPITN; translated from the coding sequence ATGAGTAGCTTGAGGTGGCGAAAAGTAAGAGATCTAGCCCTTCAGAGGATAGTAAGGCTCTTCGAGGTGGCTAGTGAAGTCTACCATAGGTATCCTGAATTAGCAGATCGCTACGTGGAGTTAGCTAAGAGGATCTCTATGCGCTGCCGGGCGAGGATCCCCAGGCCCCTGAGGAGGAGGTTTTGCCACAATTGTGGCAGCTTCCTAGTCCCCGGCGTAAACTGTAGAGTTAGGCTAGCACCTAGGAGGAGTCCTCACGTTGTAATTACGTGCTTAAAATGCAACTATGTGCACAGAATACCAATAACTAACTAG
- a CDS encoding 16S rRNA methyltransferase, translated as MPPTSITLALTESSLELIPEELWSHPSVKRNAKRRGKKPGDMLLDLSLHFAAARRLQGWERRGRPDIVHTTLLYTLSTPLCKKGMLRIYIHTVAGLVIEVKHDTRIPRNYNRFVGLMEQLLKEGQVPREGEALMKVVGKGFNVILEAVKPSLIILLTDRADLVRPRKLAELLISELSPLLIVGGFQRGDFSPYFYEIADLKASIYPEPLNAWVAASIVLHSIEEALDLY; from the coding sequence TTGCCCCCTACCTCCATAACCCTCGCTTTGACTGAGAGCTCGCTTGAGCTCATACCAGAGGAGCTGTGGAGCCATCCATCTGTGAAGAGGAATGCTAAGCGACGGGGGAAGAAGCCTGGCGACATGCTTCTCGACTTAAGCCTACACTTCGCGGCCGCGAGGAGGCTTCAAGGGTGGGAGAGGAGAGGTAGGCCCGACATAGTCCACACTACCTTGCTATATACGCTGTCTACCCCTCTGTGTAAAAAAGGGATGTTAAGGATATACATACATACGGTAGCTGGCTTAGTCATAGAGGTTAAGCACGACACGCGCATACCTAGGAACTATAATCGCTTCGTAGGGCTAATGGAGCAATTACTTAAGGAGGGACAGGTTCCACGAGAGGGGGAGGCATTAATGAAGGTAGTCGGTAAAGGCTTCAACGTGATTTTAGAGGCTGTAAAGCCTTCACTAATTATTCTCCTAACCGACAGAGCTGACTTAGTGAGGCCTAGGAAGCTGGCGGAGCTCCTTATATCTGAGCTATCACCTCTTTTAATTGTAGGGGGCTTCCAAAGAGGAGACTTCTCACCCTACTTTTACGAAATAGCTGACTTGAAAGCCTCAATTTACCCTGAGCCGCTGAATGCCTGGGTGGCAGCCTCTATAGTCCTCCACTCCATCGAGGAGGCCTTAGACCTCTATTAG
- a CDS encoding aldehyde ferredoxin oxidoreductase family protein → MGGLLSKVLYVDLSHRRSKVEERPELFRERIGGVGVGIKLLTEECPRGADPLGPDNVVVLTVGPLTGLLPTMSKTVALFKSPLTKNLGESHAGGRSAIAIRSAGYGAIVIKGSSPTPLYLVIGPSGVKFREASGLWGVASSFTVGRVIREREPGAGLRTIMRIGKAGERLVAYASVVTETYRHFGRHGLGAVLGSKKVKAIVVYGDQTVKVSDVAKYRELYKKVFSEVVGSALMKKYHDLGTAANVLPLNAIGALPVKNLTQRGFEGAMSISGENLAENYLGRRIACAHCPVACIHLAILREPYVDEPYFYKTTFVSYDYELLYALGSMIGISDTHSLLKLIHKVDALGLDAISTGVALAWATEAYEKSLVSSGDLLGLELKWGRAEAYLKAVEYIVDQPNEFYSSLARGVEVAASRYGGLDFALSFGGLEMPGYQTGPAAYAGFLTGARHSHLDSAGYIFDQKVLRGELKGDPKTVSEKLLNEEAWRQVLCSLVACLFAREVYRPALVSEALALVGLELGLSQLQDLGMEVLRDKNKFKQREGFDPARLRIPKRIIEAPTPLGSITEEWLREAVRHYFNSLSP, encoded by the coding sequence ATGGGGGGACTTCTAAGCAAGGTCTTATACGTAGATCTGTCGCATCGACGATCTAAAGTCGAAGAGAGACCTGAGCTTTTTAGAGAGAGAATCGGAGGGGTTGGGGTAGGCATTAAGCTCCTCACCGAGGAGTGTCCGCGCGGAGCAGACCCGCTAGGCCCAGATAACGTCGTCGTGCTCACCGTAGGGCCCTTAACAGGCCTGCTACCGACAATGTCGAAGACGGTGGCCCTCTTCAAGTCCCCACTCACTAAGAACCTAGGTGAAAGCCACGCAGGCGGGAGAAGCGCTATAGCTATTAGGTCAGCTGGCTATGGGGCCATCGTAATTAAAGGCTCAAGCCCCACCCCCCTCTACTTAGTGATAGGGCCCAGCGGTGTTAAGTTTCGAGAAGCTTCTGGGCTGTGGGGTGTTGCTAGCAGTTTTACCGTTGGTAGGGTGATACGTGAACGGGAGCCAGGGGCTGGCTTGAGGACGATAATGAGGATAGGGAAAGCAGGGGAGAGGCTAGTAGCTTATGCCTCAGTGGTAACGGAGACCTATAGACACTTCGGACGCCACGGCCTTGGAGCGGTGCTTGGAAGTAAGAAGGTAAAGGCAATAGTGGTTTACGGAGACCAAACAGTGAAGGTTAGTGACGTAGCTAAGTACAGAGAGCTGTACAAGAAGGTGTTTAGTGAAGTCGTCGGCTCAGCGCTAATGAAGAAGTACCACGACTTAGGAACAGCGGCTAACGTACTACCCCTAAACGCTATAGGCGCCTTGCCAGTAAAGAATCTGACTCAGCGAGGCTTTGAGGGAGCTATGAGCATCTCCGGAGAAAACCTGGCTGAGAATTACCTGGGTAGACGCATAGCCTGTGCGCATTGCCCAGTAGCCTGTATACACTTGGCAATTCTAAGAGAGCCTTATGTAGATGAGCCCTACTTCTATAAAACTACGTTTGTTAGCTATGACTACGAACTACTCTACGCCCTAGGCTCAATGATAGGGATCTCAGATACTCATAGCTTACTAAAGCTCATCCATAAGGTTGATGCCTTAGGCCTAGACGCTATAAGCACTGGCGTGGCGCTAGCTTGGGCTACGGAAGCCTATGAAAAAAGTTTAGTAAGTAGCGGTGACCTACTAGGCCTAGAGCTTAAGTGGGGTAGGGCTGAGGCTTACCTTAAGGCTGTAGAGTACATAGTCGACCAGCCCAATGAATTCTACTCCTCATTAGCTAGGGGTGTTGAGGTAGCTGCTTCAAGGTACGGCGGCTTAGATTTCGCCCTATCCTTCGGGGGGCTAGAGATGCCTGGCTATCAAACAGGGCCCGCTGCCTACGCAGGTTTCTTAACAGGGGCTAGGCATAGCCACTTGGACTCGGCTGGATATATCTTTGACCAGAAGGTATTGAGGGGGGAGCTAAAGGGTGACCCAAAGACAGTATCTGAGAAGCTGTTAAACGAAGAAGCGTGGAGACAAGTGCTATGTAGCCTAGTCGCCTGCCTATTTGCAAGAGAAGTGTACCGCCCAGCTCTAGTCTCAGAAGCCTTAGCCCTAGTGGGCTTAGAATTAGGCCTCAGCCAGCTTCAAGACTTAGGTATGGAGGTGCTTAGAGATAAAAACAAGTTTAAGCAACGCGAGGGCTTCGACCCGGCTAGGCTAAGAATACCTAAGCGCATAATTGAGGCACCTACACCCCTAGGCTCCATAACCGAGGAGTGGCTTAGAGAGGCCGTGAGACATTACTTTAACTCGCTCAGCCCCTAG